In a genomic window of Corallococcus silvisoli:
- a CDS encoding PaaI family thioesterase yields the protein MSTPSLPLAELVRVVRKSREYHRLTDAIPYTRFMGIGVENLAGEMLCRMRYTPHLIGNSILPALHGGALGALLESTAIFELLLQTDTDRVPKVISSTVDFLRSGKAQDTFARAFITRQGRRVANVRVEAWQDDRTRPIASSHALFLLSEP from the coding sequence ATGAGCACGCCCTCCCTTCCCCTGGCGGAGCTGGTGCGCGTGGTGCGCAAGTCGCGCGAATACCACCGCCTCACCGACGCCATCCCCTACACGCGCTTCATGGGCATCGGCGTGGAGAACCTCGCCGGAGAGATGCTCTGCCGCATGCGCTACACGCCCCACCTCATCGGCAACAGCATCCTGCCCGCGCTGCACGGCGGGGCGCTGGGCGCGCTCCTGGAGTCGACCGCCATCTTCGAGCTGCTGCTCCAGACGGACACCGACCGCGTGCCCAAGGTCATCTCCAGCACCGTGGACTTCCTGCGCTCGGGCAAGGCGCAGGACACCTTCGCGCGCGCCTTCATCACCCGCCAGGGCCGGCGCGTGGCCAACGTGCGCGTGGAGGCCTGGCAGGACGACCGCACCCGCCCCATCGCCAGCTCCCACGCGCTGTTCCTGCTCTCCGAGCCGTGA
- a CDS encoding Vgb family protein: protein MTRAPSFTLREYPICDDGCGPYDITTGADGALWFTLVHHGQIGRLTTAGQVTRFAVEGADGLSRIISGPDGALWFTEFKSHRVGRITLDGSVSRFPIPGEGGPYGLTVGPDGALWFTLMRNDRIGRLTPDGDVREYRLPTTGGYPSAIVTGADGALWFTLNQTNALGRMSLDGTVRLFPLPTPGAAPVGATAGSDAIWFVEIMAGQLGRMALDGTVTEFPLPHRDAKPHAIVAGGDGTFWFTEWGGNRVGSITGAGVIQLYDLPTPASEPHGLTLGPDGAVWIALEKGRVARLEPLLP, encoded by the coding sequence ATGACACGCGCCCCTTCCTTCACCCTTCGTGAGTACCCCATCTGCGACGACGGTTGTGGCCCCTACGACATCACGACGGGGGCGGACGGGGCCCTCTGGTTCACGCTCGTCCATCACGGCCAGATTGGCCGGCTGACGACGGCGGGGCAGGTCACGCGCTTTGCTGTCGAAGGCGCGGATGGACTGTCGCGGATCATCTCCGGGCCTGACGGCGCGCTGTGGTTCACCGAGTTCAAGAGCCACCGTGTTGGACGCATCACGCTGGATGGGAGCGTGAGCCGCTTCCCCATTCCCGGCGAGGGCGGCCCTTACGGACTCACGGTGGGTCCGGACGGCGCGCTCTGGTTCACGCTGATGCGCAACGACCGCATCGGCAGGCTCACGCCCGACGGAGACGTCCGCGAGTACCGCCTCCCCACCACCGGTGGATATCCGTCCGCCATCGTCACGGGGGCGGATGGGGCCCTCTGGTTCACCCTCAACCAGACGAACGCTCTCGGCAGGATGAGCCTGGACGGCACCGTCCGCCTCTTCCCGCTCCCGACCCCCGGCGCGGCTCCCGTCGGCGCGACCGCGGGGTCGGATGCCATCTGGTTCGTCGAAATCATGGCGGGGCAGTTGGGCCGCATGGCCCTGGATGGAACGGTGACGGAGTTCCCCCTGCCTCATCGCGACGCGAAACCCCACGCCATCGTGGCCGGCGGGGACGGAACGTTCTGGTTCACCGAATGGGGTGGTAACCGTGTTGGCAGCATCACCGGAGCAGGGGTCATCCAGCTGTATGACCTTCCGACGCCCGCGTCCGAACCGCATGGCCTGACGCTGGGCCCGGATGGCGCGGTGTGGATTGCCTTGGAGAAGGGGCGGGTGGCGCGTCTGGAACCGCTGCTTCCATGA
- a CDS encoding immunity 52 family protein, whose protein sequence is METYYAGSYWLARQESIEACAQRLESFLRGMSPLEPTWSRWYEAAATFQKARKQQLSPDASTLAKLLGKKSNRFGDDSSFWLWAGETSEETSGVNGHCGSSSARVSSVCLLNPLSQGEVAERVLKAHVLTGVVRAMALAWEPEFGIATSHEHRNLIVAEQFPKLGTYVGWVMYFADSRGPVPPLPAPVQVEHIPDRGTLITLTPEKFTVSNPAHVALAEDVQARLQDAGLLTPLRPWGT, encoded by the coding sequence ATGGAGACGTACTACGCGGGCAGTTACTGGCTGGCTCGACAGGAGTCCATTGAAGCGTGCGCGCAGCGCCTGGAGTCCTTCCTTCGAGGGATGTCACCCCTGGAGCCCACCTGGAGTCGTTGGTACGAAGCGGCTGCCACCTTCCAGAAGGCCCGGAAACAGCAGCTTTCACCCGATGCATCGACGTTGGCGAAGCTCCTCGGCAAGAAGAGCAACCGGTTCGGTGACGATTCCAGCTTCTGGCTTTGGGCTGGTGAGACATCGGAAGAAACCTCGGGGGTCAACGGCCACTGTGGGAGCTCTTCCGCCCGCGTGAGTTCCGTCTGCCTTCTCAATCCCCTCAGCCAGGGCGAGGTAGCGGAGCGGGTCCTGAAGGCTCACGTCCTGACTGGCGTGGTGCGCGCCATGGCGCTCGCATGGGAGCCAGAGTTTGGCATCGCCACCTCCCATGAGCACCGGAACCTCATCGTGGCCGAGCAGTTCCCCAAGCTCGGGACCTACGTCGGCTGGGTCATGTACTTCGCCGACTCCCGTGGCCCCGTGCCTCCGCTCCCCGCCCCCGTGCAGGTGGAACACATCCCGGACCGGGGCACGCTCATCACCCTCACACCCGAGAAGTTCACCGTCTCCAACCCAGCCCACGTCGCGCTCGCCGAGGACGTCCAGGCGCGCCTCCAGGACGCGGGCCTGCTCACGCCCCTGCGCCCCTGGGGGACCTGA
- a CDS encoding PaaI family thioesterase: protein MSDFSLPADQAGRREQLSVLFTEAVPHNHALGLRLEAVGASDATVVMPYADVLVGNPETGVVAGGAVTTLIDATSGTAVLAALGTFTAIVTLDLRIDYLRPARPGLALTAHAECYKVTRLIAFVRALVHQGDPAMPVASAQGTFMRVED from the coding sequence ATGTCGGACTTCAGTCTTCCTGCGGACCAGGCGGGGCGGCGCGAACAGCTCTCCGTGCTGTTCACCGAGGCGGTGCCCCACAACCACGCGCTCGGGCTGCGGCTGGAGGCGGTGGGGGCCTCGGACGCGACGGTGGTGATGCCGTACGCGGACGTGCTCGTCGGCAACCCGGAGACCGGGGTGGTGGCGGGCGGCGCGGTGACGACGCTCATCGACGCGACGAGCGGCACGGCGGTGCTCGCGGCGCTGGGCACCTTCACCGCCATCGTCACGCTGGACCTGCGAATCGACTACCTGCGCCCCGCGCGCCCGGGCCTCGCGCTGACCGCGCACGCCGAGTGCTACAAGGTCACCCGCCTCATCGCCTTCGTGCGCGCCCTGGTGCACCAGGGGGACCCGGCGATGCCGGTGGCCTCCGCGCAGGGCACCTTCATGCGGGTGGAGGACTGA
- a CDS encoding cupin domain-containing protein, with protein MSTILRTPPLAGGRPPRWDSRRRAPNGSTVAPAAPPLVEKVNLAHASTSLSGPGTARPVGMLHGQPVHLVRLTGVGPWRQHPTGDALFFVTRGALRVELRERTVVLEEGELLIVPRGVEHRSVAPSEALVLMSAPPHGEEAAGQSPSP; from the coding sequence ATGAGCACGATTCTCCGGACCCCACCTCTCGCTGGCGGCCGTCCCCCTCGCTGGGACTCGCGCCGTCGCGCCCCGAACGGTTCAACAGTGGCCCCGGCCGCCCCACCCCTCGTGGAGAAGGTGAACCTGGCCCACGCCTCCACCAGCCTGTCCGGCCCCGGCACCGCCCGACCCGTGGGCATGCTCCACGGCCAGCCCGTGCATCTGGTGCGGCTGACCGGCGTGGGGCCCTGGCGCCAGCACCCCACGGGGGATGCGCTGTTCTTCGTCACCCGGGGCGCCCTGCGTGTGGAGCTGCGCGAGCGCACCGTCGTCCTGGAAGAAGGAGAGCTGCTCATCGTCCCGCGCGGCGTCGAGCACCGCTCCGTCGCCCCCAGCGAAGCGCTGGTGCTGATGTCGGCCCCGCCACACGGCGAGGAGGCGGCCGGGCAATCCCCGTCGCCCTGA
- a CDS encoding thioredoxin family protein translates to MRLEHFTERSFQQQVLASRQVVLMYFWARWCPPEYRLMDAWVECVAARHGGALKVVKVDVEADLVLSDRYIIRAVPTLLVFKGGDMVDRAVGAMTRTAIRRMLEVHLPTPAVTLF, encoded by the coding sequence ATGCGGCTCGAGCACTTCACGGAGCGCAGCTTCCAGCAGCAGGTGCTGGCTTCGCGGCAGGTCGTCTTGATGTATTTCTGGGCGCGCTGGTGCCCCCCGGAGTACCGGTTGATGGACGCCTGGGTGGAGTGCGTGGCGGCCCGGCACGGGGGCGCCTTGAAGGTGGTGAAGGTGGACGTGGAGGCGGACCTGGTCCTCTCCGACCGCTACATCATCCGCGCGGTGCCCACGCTGCTGGTCTTCAAGGGCGGAGACATGGTGGACCGGGCCGTGGGGGCGATGACCCGGACCGCCATCCGGCGGATGCTGGAGGTGCATCTGCCGACTCCCGCTGTCACCCTGTTTTGA
- a CDS encoding pilus assembly protein N-terminal domain-containing protein translates to MISRFAALSVGALLLGAMPSGAKEPARRAPAQAAEPPADETLTLKRGAKQVLTVPGLTRVALGDPSIADVKTTGVDGVEVSALAAGKTTLIIWSGGTRRTYRIVVGG, encoded by the coding sequence ATGATTTCACGTTTTGCGGCCTTGTCGGTGGGCGCCTTGTTGCTGGGTGCCATGCCCTCCGGGGCGAAGGAGCCGGCCAGGCGAGCGCCCGCTCAGGCGGCGGAGCCCCCCGCGGACGAGACGCTGACCTTGAAGCGGGGCGCGAAGCAGGTGCTGACGGTGCCGGGGCTGACGCGCGTGGCGCTGGGCGACCCGTCCATCGCGGACGTGAAGACGACGGGGGTGGATGGGGTGGAGGTCTCCGCGCTGGCGGCGGGGAAGACCACCCTCATCATCTGGAGCGGCGGCACGCGCCGCACGTACCGCATCGTGGTGGGCGGCTAG
- a CDS encoding BTAD domain-containing putative transcriptional regulator, whose translation MSERESTKLRELKESAHALYQRGRYAQCVETYAQLAKLLPRDANVRVRLAEACRRAGQRTQAISAYREAAQVLLSLGCESRARGALKAALELDPRDPVLQLEVVRLGQGAAPSTALEDEQLYCFDRLPPPTPPPARVRSVPPTPPPPFVLSAAQEPTLTDARPVAPSIRPVNLQGARGAAARTPGLGSGPGRDAVLPQPRPTGAAVSAPRSATETLARSVASAAAVAHTASKPSAKPSRAANDTGVQGSSSVAAPVDARERGHAPQKALPGAPLALPALPRSPPGALTSAAEPTTLVTKPALPPERPTVKVIALLNRAPEALPTPPPAAVPTSPPHASPQTEPPLAAPAYRPEMRRLAPNVVALRVSPHARWVIIRSDSDLQVTRSEALPEDPSAAY comes from the coding sequence ATGAGCGAGCGCGAGTCGACGAAGCTGCGGGAGTTGAAGGAATCCGCTCACGCGCTGTACCAGCGGGGCAGGTATGCGCAGTGCGTGGAAACGTACGCGCAGCTGGCGAAGCTGCTGCCCCGCGACGCGAATGTACGCGTCCGGCTGGCGGAGGCCTGCCGGCGCGCGGGACAGCGGACGCAGGCGATCTCCGCGTACCGTGAAGCAGCGCAGGTGCTGTTGTCACTGGGTTGTGAATCCCGCGCGAGGGGCGCGCTGAAGGCCGCGCTGGAGTTGGATCCGCGCGACCCGGTGCTGCAACTGGAGGTGGTGCGGCTGGGCCAGGGCGCGGCGCCGTCGACGGCGCTGGAGGATGAACAGCTCTACTGCTTCGACCGGCTGCCGCCGCCGACACCGCCGCCCGCGCGGGTCCGGAGCGTGCCCCCGACACCGCCGCCTCCCTTCGTGCTCAGCGCCGCGCAGGAGCCGACGCTGACGGATGCGCGGCCCGTGGCGCCGTCCATCCGCCCCGTGAACCTCCAAGGGGCGCGCGGCGCGGCGGCGAGGACTCCGGGGCTCGGCTCGGGGCCGGGCCGGGACGCGGTCCTGCCCCAGCCCCGTCCCACGGGAGCGGCCGTGAGCGCGCCGCGCTCGGCGACGGAGACCTTGGCGCGCTCGGTGGCGAGCGCCGCCGCGGTCGCGCACACCGCGTCGAAGCCCTCCGCGAAGCCATCACGCGCGGCCAACGACACGGGCGTGCAGGGCTCGAGCTCCGTCGCGGCGCCAGTCGACGCGCGCGAGCGGGGGCATGCGCCGCAGAAAGCCCTGCCCGGCGCTCCGCTGGCCTTGCCCGCACTGCCGCGAAGCCCTCCGGGTGCACTGACGTCCGCGGCGGAGCCGACCACGCTGGTGACGAAGCCCGCCCTCCCACCGGAGCGTCCCACCGTGAAGGTCATCGCGCTGCTGAACCGGGCTCCAGAGGCCCTGCCGACGCCGCCTCCGGCAGCCGTCCCCACCTCCCCTCCGCATGCGTCCCCGCAGACGGAGCCGCCCCTGGCCGCGCCGGCCTACCGGCCGGAGATGCGCCGCCTGGCGCCGAACGTGGTCGCGCTGCGCGTGTCGCCCCATGCGCGCTGGGTCATCATCCGCTCGGACAGCGACCTGCAGGTGACCCGTTCGGAGGCCCTGCCTGAAGATCCGTCCGCGGCGTATTGA
- a CDS encoding MBL fold metallo-hydrolase, whose amino-acid sequence MRIHHLNCTTMCPPGRRLVDGRRGFTGPAALTCHCLVLETPRGLVLVDTGFGLNDVYAPRVRLSGLFRDVLSRPALAEEATAIRQLERMGFQASDVRDIVLTHLDFDHAGGLDDFPHARVHVLAEEYRVATAQRTWLDRARFRPQQWSKETRWETYVPNRGEGWFGFDCVRELTGLPPEILLVPLTGHTLGHAGVAIDTGDGWMLHAGDAYFHHGELDLDRYRCTLGLRAYQKLMQKDGWMRWYNLRRLRELVQRHGAQVTVFCAHDSLEFERLEEREKLPEDFPIRPGLVAPVSSLHL is encoded by the coding sequence ATGCGCATCCACCACCTGAACTGCACCACGATGTGCCCGCCCGGCCGGCGGCTCGTCGACGGGCGGCGCGGCTTCACGGGGCCCGCGGCGCTCACCTGCCACTGTCTGGTGTTGGAGACACCGCGCGGTCTGGTGCTGGTGGACACCGGCTTCGGTCTCAATGACGTGTACGCGCCCCGCGTGCGCTTGAGCGGCCTGTTCCGCGACGTGCTGTCCCGGCCCGCCCTGGCCGAGGAAGCCACCGCCATCCGCCAGCTGGAGCGCATGGGCTTCCAGGCCAGCGACGTGCGAGACATCGTCCTCACCCACCTGGACTTCGACCACGCGGGCGGCCTGGACGACTTCCCCCATGCGCGTGTGCACGTGCTGGCGGAGGAGTACCGCGTGGCCACCGCGCAGCGGACCTGGCTGGACCGGGCGCGCTTCCGCCCTCAGCAATGGTCCAAGGAGACGCGCTGGGAGACCTACGTCCCGAACCGGGGGGAGGGCTGGTTCGGCTTCGACTGCGTGCGCGAGCTCACCGGCCTTCCGCCCGAAATCCTGCTGGTGCCGCTGACGGGCCACACGCTGGGCCACGCGGGCGTGGCCATCGACACCGGAGACGGGTGGATGCTGCACGCGGGCGACGCGTACTTCCACCACGGGGAGCTGGACCTGGACCGCTACCGGTGCACCCTCGGCCTGCGCGCCTACCAGAAGCTGATGCAGAAGGACGGGTGGATGCGCTGGTACAACCTGCGCCGCCTGCGGGAGCTGGTGCAGCGCCACGGCGCCCAGGTGACGGTCTTCTGCGCGCATGACTCGCTGGAGTTCGAGCGCCTGGAGGAGCGAGAGAAGCTGCCCGAGGACTTCCCCATCCGGCCCGGGCTCGTCGCCCCCGTGTCCTCGCTGCACCTGTAG
- a CDS encoding RtcB family protein, translating into MSWKQHLEKVSEGHYVLPRTKTMRVHADLFLSDKLLWGEGGPESPGLEDAVFDQVVNAATFPGVSRVAVTPDCHVGYGVPIGTIVETDGTLLPTAAGYDIGCGMVQLQTSLTVEDVADPAKRRQWINEVTERIAVGVGATRARKQRRLSEPTVKEVLRHGAKALGRGHSVTERDFIPVEDTGVDIPVRAYDKRGQLGSLGGGNHFTEMQVDEQGRVWVMLHTGSRGFGWNIAKHFFVEGAAALGLKSRSEDFVWMDADSTLGRQYWNLHNMAANFAVANRLLIGEAVCGALEDVFGGTASIYYEISHNLIQREAGKFVARKGATRAFPAGHPALKGTTWEATGHPILIPGSMETGSAILFAEPGAEKSIYSVNHGSGRRLSRAAARRQLQQEETDRRMEEAGILLNTRTTPLDESGPCYKNLDDVLETVELAGLARVAHRLKPVACIKGAD; encoded by the coding sequence ATGAGCTGGAAGCAACATCTGGAAAAGGTCTCCGAGGGCCACTACGTCCTGCCACGCACGAAGACGATGCGCGTGCACGCGGACCTGTTCCTCTCCGACAAGCTCCTCTGGGGCGAGGGAGGCCCGGAGTCCCCCGGCCTGGAGGACGCGGTCTTCGACCAGGTCGTCAACGCCGCCACCTTCCCCGGCGTCAGCCGCGTCGCCGTCACGCCCGACTGCCACGTGGGCTACGGCGTCCCCATTGGCACCATCGTGGAGACGGACGGCACGCTGCTGCCCACCGCCGCCGGCTATGACATCGGCTGCGGCATGGTGCAGCTCCAGACCTCCCTCACCGTGGAGGACGTCGCGGACCCCGCGAAGCGCCGCCAGTGGATCAACGAAGTGACCGAGCGCATCGCCGTGGGCGTGGGCGCCACCCGCGCGCGCAAGCAGCGCAGGCTCAGCGAGCCCACCGTGAAGGAGGTCCTGCGCCACGGCGCCAAGGCCCTGGGCCGGGGCCACTCCGTCACCGAGCGCGACTTCATCCCCGTGGAGGACACCGGCGTGGACATCCCGGTCCGCGCCTACGACAAGCGCGGGCAGCTGGGCAGCCTGGGCGGCGGCAACCACTTCACCGAGATGCAGGTGGATGAGCAGGGCCGCGTCTGGGTGATGCTCCACACGGGCAGCCGGGGCTTCGGCTGGAACATCGCGAAGCACTTCTTCGTGGAGGGCGCCGCGGCGCTGGGCCTCAAGAGCCGCAGCGAGGACTTCGTCTGGATGGACGCGGACAGCACCCTGGGCCGCCAGTACTGGAACCTGCACAACATGGCGGCCAACTTCGCCGTGGCCAACCGCCTGCTCATCGGCGAGGCCGTGTGCGGCGCGCTCGAGGACGTGTTCGGCGGCACCGCGAGCATCTACTACGAGATCTCCCACAACCTCATCCAGCGCGAGGCCGGGAAGTTCGTCGCGCGCAAGGGCGCCACGCGGGCCTTCCCCGCGGGCCACCCGGCCCTCAAGGGCACGACGTGGGAGGCCACCGGCCACCCCATCCTCATCCCCGGCTCCATGGAGACGGGCAGCGCCATCCTCTTCGCCGAACCCGGCGCGGAGAAGTCCATCTACTCGGTGAACCACGGCTCCGGCCGGCGGCTGTCGCGGGCCGCCGCGCGCCGGCAGCTCCAGCAAGAGGAGACGGACCGGCGCATGGAGGAGGCGGGCATCCTGCTCAACACCCGCACCACGCCGCTGGACGAGTCCGGGCCCTGCTACAAGAACCTGGACGACGTGCTGGAGACGGTGGAGCTGGCGGGGCTCGCCCGGGTGGCCCACCGCCTCAAGCCGGTGGCCTGCATCAAGGGCGCGGACTGA
- a CDS encoding TIGR02266 family protein produces the protein MSALPPTPRTSSREAELARAEADMARLEAQLAEQVARATTDAAALSERLARARQALSRPEHAGDSRLSQWAMRLEDTESPEPAPELERLREKALDAREAALDTRRQAGLDLQSALRVQQEDAARVVKALTDAESDLKRAEAAAKARAEAEAKARRQAEAESVKAAPPPGLASRTKATPDTPARSERAVAQAPVASTPAKSEARKAGRVRMHTSIDTRSDSNFFTGFSMDISEGGIFIATVEAVPRGTAVELDFTLPGGRPLTVNGVVRWARDGNDRTPDLMPGVGVQFTTLPAEVAHAISSFVATRDPLFYPD, from the coding sequence ATGAGTGCCCTGCCCCCCACCCCCCGGACCTCCTCCCGGGAAGCCGAGCTGGCGCGCGCCGAAGCCGACATGGCCCGGCTGGAAGCGCAGCTCGCCGAGCAGGTGGCCCGCGCCACCACCGACGCGGCCGCGCTGAGCGAACGGCTGGCCCGCGCCCGGCAGGCGCTGTCCCGGCCGGAGCACGCCGGGGATTCGCGCCTGTCCCAGTGGGCCATGCGCCTGGAGGACACCGAGTCCCCCGAACCGGCCCCGGAGCTGGAGCGCCTGCGCGAGAAGGCCCTGGACGCGCGTGAGGCCGCTCTGGACACGCGGCGGCAGGCCGGGCTGGACCTCCAGTCCGCGCTGCGCGTGCAGCAGGAGGACGCCGCCCGGGTGGTCAAGGCGCTGACGGACGCCGAGTCCGACCTGAAGCGCGCGGAGGCCGCCGCGAAGGCCCGCGCCGAAGCCGAGGCGAAGGCTCGCCGGCAGGCGGAAGCGGAGTCCGTGAAGGCCGCCCCGCCCCCGGGTCTGGCCTCCCGAACGAAGGCGACGCCGGACACCCCGGCCCGCTCCGAGCGGGCGGTCGCGCAGGCGCCGGTGGCGTCGACTCCAGCGAAGAGCGAGGCGCGGAAGGCGGGCCGGGTGCGGATGCACACGAGCATCGACACGCGCAGCGACTCCAACTTCTTCACCGGCTTCTCCATGGACATCAGCGAGGGAGGCATCTTCATCGCCACGGTGGAGGCGGTGCCGCGAGGCACGGCGGTGGAGCTGGACTTCACGCTTCCGGGAGGCCGGCCCCTGACGGTGAACGGCGTGGTGCGCTGGGCTCGCGATGGCAATGACCGCACGCCGGACCTGATGCCTGGCGTGGGCGTGCAGTTCACCACGCTGCCGGCGGAGGTGGCGCACGCCATCTCTTCGTTCGTGGCCACGCGCGATCCGCTCTTCTATCCGGACTGA
- a CDS encoding sensor histidine kinase, with amino-acid sequence MARPRRFVHDDGWGLGASLAVALVLLAVAVGALLMARASSQTRVMERSMDLLEVEQLGRAFSDKVSLANSALLAGGQTLSQDTAEARKRFLDTAGRLHDRLSLPGAQALVDEVRAAEQLHEEALHTLRNVPPTNDEQAARARLTRAHARVREAQARLEWEVQAQLAMENRAAVMTDRWETVLLLVASLLGLTVAAALAWVLRRRLHPLKREAAANAHRFQALVEGVRDYALVLLDARGRVASWNPGAERIQGWGEAEILGRPNSVFYTSEEAAAGQADRDLARALQEGRLRTEGWRQRKDGSRFWSQVSFTALRDEEGEPQGFSVVTRDITEQRRTERMQELLAEAGRVFHQSLDPDLTVAEVARLLVPEVADGCILYLLTPAGELRPRAVTHVQPDREASLWEALRRFPPRAGMPPPVWEVLRTGRSRLDVEVEVADLEGAAETPEHRVLIERIAIGSSLVVPLRAGTKTLGVFVLMTARGHRRFTQVDQVLVEELAGRAGLALENTRLLREAREAVDLIAVTAHDLGNPLHALQLLLHKLRRAQAAGHQEDVRQGLVAALGQSQRLGQLLHNLLDLSRLSSGKRLLDAAPMDLGELVREVVDRFAETAVQAGCELRVETEPGQVGQWDRIRLDRVVTNLVSNALKFGRGHPVTVTVSALDAGHSRLRVRDEGVGIAPEAQRRVFERFERERAAKAESGYGLGLYIVRQLVEAHGGVIQVESVPGHGATFTVDLPRVPRSVDEPGLADSPPLQQ; translated from the coding sequence ATGGCACGTCCCAGACGCTTCGTACACGACGACGGTTGGGGGCTCGGCGCGAGCCTGGCGGTGGCGCTCGTGCTGCTGGCGGTGGCCGTGGGCGCCCTCCTGATGGCGCGGGCCTCCTCGCAGACGCGGGTGATGGAGCGCTCCATGGACCTGCTGGAGGTGGAGCAGCTGGGGCGGGCCTTCAGCGACAAGGTGTCCCTGGCCAACAGCGCGCTGCTGGCGGGCGGGCAGACGCTCTCCCAGGACACGGCGGAGGCCCGGAAGCGCTTCCTGGACACCGCTGGACGGCTGCACGACCGGCTGAGCCTCCCCGGGGCCCAGGCGCTGGTGGACGAGGTGCGCGCCGCCGAGCAGCTGCACGAGGAGGCCCTGCACACCCTGCGGAACGTGCCCCCCACGAACGACGAGCAGGCCGCGCGCGCGCGGCTGACGCGGGCCCATGCGCGCGTGCGGGAGGCGCAGGCCCGGCTGGAGTGGGAGGTGCAGGCCCAGCTGGCCATGGAGAACCGGGCGGCGGTGATGACGGACCGGTGGGAGACGGTGCTGCTGCTCGTGGCGTCCCTGCTGGGCCTGACCGTGGCGGCGGCGCTGGCGTGGGTGCTGCGCCGCCGGCTGCATCCGCTCAAGCGCGAGGCGGCCGCCAACGCGCACCGCTTCCAGGCGCTGGTGGAAGGCGTGCGCGACTATGCCCTGGTGCTGCTGGACGCGCGCGGGCGGGTGGCCAGCTGGAATCCGGGCGCGGAGCGCATCCAGGGCTGGGGCGAGGCGGAGATCCTCGGCCGCCCGAACTCCGTCTTCTACACCTCCGAGGAGGCGGCGGCGGGCCAGGCCGACCGGGACCTGGCCCGGGCGCTCCAGGAGGGGCGGCTGCGCACCGAGGGCTGGCGGCAGCGCAAGGATGGCTCGCGCTTCTGGTCGCAGGTGTCCTTCACCGCGCTGCGCGACGAGGAAGGCGAGCCGCAGGGCTTCTCCGTGGTGACGCGCGACATCACCGAGCAGCGGCGCACGGAGCGGATGCAGGAGCTGCTCGCGGAGGCCGGCCGCGTCTTCCACCAATCCCTGGACCCCGACCTGACGGTGGCGGAGGTGGCGCGGCTGCTGGTGCCGGAGGTGGCGGATGGCTGCATCCTCTACCTGCTGACACCCGCGGGGGAGCTGCGGCCCCGGGCGGTGACGCACGTGCAGCCCGACCGCGAGGCGAGCCTGTGGGAGGCCCTGCGGCGGTTCCCTCCGCGCGCGGGCATGCCTCCGCCCGTCTGGGAGGTGCTGCGCACCGGGCGCTCGCGGCTGGACGTGGAGGTGGAGGTGGCGGACCTGGAGGGCGCCGCGGAGACCCCCGAGCACCGCGTGTTGATAGAGCGCATCGCCATTGGCTCGTCGCTGGTGGTGCCGCTGCGCGCGGGCACGAAGACGCTGGGCGTGTTCGTGTTGATGACGGCCCGGGGCCACCGCCGCTTCACGCAGGTGGACCAGGTGCTGGTGGAGGAGCTGGCCGGCCGCGCCGGGCTGGCCCTGGAGAACACGCGGCTCCTGCGCGAGGCGCGCGAGGCGGTGGACCTCATCGCCGTCACCGCGCACGACCTGGGCAATCCCTTGCATGCGTTGCAACTGCTGTTGCACAAGCTGCGGCGCGCGCAGGCGGCCGGTCATCAGGAGGACGTCCGCCAGGGGTTGGTGGCGGCGCTCGGGCAGTCGCAGCGGCTGGGCCAGCTGTTGCACAACCTCCTGGACCTGTCGCGGCTGTCTTCCGGCAAGCGGCTGCTGGACGCGGCGCCCATGGACCTGGGCGAGCTGGTGCGCGAGGTGGTGGACCGCTTCGCGGAGACGGCCGTGCAGGCGGGCTGTGAGCTCCGGGTGGAGACGGAGCCCGGGCAGGTGGGCCAGTGGGACCGGATCCGCCTGGACCGGGTGGTGACGAACCTGGTCTCCAACGCGCTGAAGTTCGGCCGGGGGCACCCGGTGACGGTGACGGTGAGCGCGCTGGACGCGGGGCACTCGCGGCTGCGGGTGCGCGACGAGGGCGTGGGCATCGCCCCGGAGGCCCAGCGCCGCGTCTTCGAGCGCTTCGAGCGCGAGCGGGCCGCGAAGGCGGAGTCCGGCTATGGGCTGGGGCTCTACATCGTCCGCCAGCTGGTGGAGGCGCACGGGGGCGTCATCCAAGTGGAGAGCGTCCCGGGCCATGGCGCCACCTTCACCGTGGACCTGCCGCGGGTGCCCCGGTCCGTGGACGAGCCAGGGCTGGCGGACTCCCCTCCGCTCCAGCAGTGA